One Sporichthyaceae bacterium genomic window, GCTTCGACTGGCAGTCGCTGGCCGGGAAGGTGGTGGCGGGCGTCGCCACGATGGCCGGGGAGCATGCCCGGCCGTGCCTGGTGCTGGCCGGTCGGGTCGAGGTGGGGCGCCGCGAGTTCGCCGCTTTGGGCGTTTCTGCGGCTTATGCGGTCACCGACGAGGTGGATGCAGCGGAGGCGTTGGCCCACCCGGCCGAGCACCTGCGCGCGCTCGCGGCCCGCGTTGCGCGCAGTTGGTCGCACTCAATGTGACGCCCGGCACACTCCGGGCGCAGGCTCGCAGGGGAATACCACTGCCCCCTGAATGTGTCAGCATGGTGGAGCACCCGCACCAAAATTCGGCAGGAGCGAACTGATGACGGTTTCCGGCGAGACGGCCACCGGTGTAATTCTCACCGACGCGGCAGTGATCAAGGTGCGTCACCTCCTCGATCAGGAGGGCCGGGACGACCTGCAACTGCGCATCGCCGTGCAGCCCGGCGGGTGCTCGGGCCTGCGCTACCAGCTGTTCTTCGACGAGCGCGCCCTCGACGGTGACGCGGTCTTCGACTTCGACGGCGTGAAGATGGTCGTCGACCGGATGAGCGTGCCCTACCTGGGCGGGGCCAGCATCGACTTCGTGGACACCATCGAGAAGCAGGGCTTCACGATCGACAACCCCAACGCGGGCGGGTCATGCGCCTGCGGGGATTCTTTTCACTAACCCGTAGCCGGCTGACAGTCCGGCTGGTCGTCCACCGGCGGTGCGGCGATGATCCGCCAGGTCTGCATGTGCCAGCCCCATCGGGTGCCGGACGGCGCGACCAGTAACGCGTTGTACGCCTCGTGTGCCGCCGCGGCCCGGATCACCGTGCAGCGGCCCAAGCCGGCCAGGTCCACCGACTGCACCGGCCAGTCCCGGTCGGGCGTGCTCGGTATCGCTGCCGCGGACATGGCCAACCGATCCGGGACCACCGGGGTCGGGTCGGAAACCCCGGTGGGCACCAACGTCCGCGGATTGTCCTCCAGGCGCCGCACGTACCGGGCCGCGGCAGATCGCCGGCGCGCGTCGGCAGCGGAGTCCTCTCCTCGCGGGGAGAAGGTGGCAAAGCTGGAGTGATACAGCCGCCCGTCGCGGCGCACCGCAATCACTGTGACGATGGCGTCGGGGATCGGCTTGTCGTGGTGGTCCGCATCGGCCAACCCGGCCCGCGCCGCCAGATAGAGCAGCCGGCCCAGCGCCGGTTCGGTCAGCTGACGACGGCTCAGTCGCACCACGCCGGGCGGTGACGCGTTCGCGGCTGCCGGGTCG contains:
- a CDS encoding iron-sulfur cluster assembly accessory protein, giving the protein MTVSGETATGVILTDAAVIKVRHLLDQEGRDDLQLRIAVQPGGCSGLRYQLFFDERALDGDAVFDFDGVKMVVDRMSVPYLGGASIDFVDTIEKQGFTIDNPNAGGSCACGDSFH